In the genome of Drosophila kikkawai strain 14028-0561.14 chromosome 2R, DkikHiC1v2, whole genome shotgun sequence, the window CAGTATCACATGGATCACGGTGGGACCAGCAGCTGCCTGGGAATCCCCTCCATTCAGGGACAACTCCGATAGCTGCACGGTTTGCAGGGGAGCAAAGGGTCGCATCACCAGAGCCCTGCGCACAGGACTCGCCTGGTGTTTGACACTCTGGAAATAGAGCTCGTATTGGGTGCCCGTTGTGGGCTCTGTGCGGTAGATGCCCTCGATGAAGTCGTCCAGCGTGTATTTGATCACCCCTTGATCACCTGCTGGAAGAGCGGCTCCCTTGGACCGTATCCTGGCCGAGTGGTTACGATTCAGGCTCTCCAGGGCCTTATTCACCGCCTCGATGAGGTCGCGTCGCCGGTAGCCAATGGGCTTCTCCACCACCCGCTTGCCCAGGCCCAGATCGATGGGATAGACCCGGGTGAAGGTGAAGTGGTTGTACGGTATCAGCTCGTACTCGTTGTTCAGCGGCAGGCCGTGCAGGATTTCGGCGGCGCCCACCTGCTTCCGGATGTAGCTGCTGCAGTCGTAGTGGTGCGCCAAAGGCGACGGAGCCACCGTGGTCTCCTGTAGCTGCAGTTGCAGGCTGCCATTACCTGTGGTCGGTGGCTTGGCTGCGCTGCTGCGATTGTTGCTCTGCAGGAACAGGATCTGGGTGCGCAGCGAGAGGACCTCCTGCTTCAGGCGCTCGATGGCCGCCTCGCGTTCGCTGAGCGCGTAGCTAAAGCCGCTGGCCTCGCTGCTGGGGCTGTTTGGCTGCGTTTCCTGCGCCGTCAGCTCGTCGAATCCGCATTTCGTGAGCACCACAATGGAGGCGGCGGTCACCAAGGCGAACAGGAGGAGCAGGCGGACCAGCAATTTGGACACCAGGGAGTTATGCATTTTCCATAGTCCTTTTAAGGAATGTGTTCTGTAAGatatataatttcaaaaaaccGTTAGTGAATTTGGTTAATCTGGCATCTCTCTTTTGTGTGGGTGTGTACACACTGGTATGTTTGCACTGCACTAAAAACAATGGGGGGCAATTtgaatatttgcattttgcatttttttaaattaataattaatatttgaaattatgtattttgttttaatttaggaCTTTTAATGATATcgaccaaaaaaattttccCCTTAATGAACAACagattatatacaaataaattaacgttttacattaatttaaaacccaATTTAGCACACTTAACAAAATGGAAACATTTTCCTAATAGAAAAAACCTTGAATgacctttttaatttttaaattgatagCAAATtttgcttattatttttttccttcgatttatacaaaattcatCCATACCATAAAGTTTATGGCATAAACTCTTAAACCAAAAACAAGTCCAAGTTGATCCTTTGGTTTCATTCTTCACTCTAATTTGAGATCACATTGTGATCATCACAGTGTGACCAGCTGCCATGCCTACCACAAAAATATCGAAGTTTCCccccctttaaaaatatcgatagcTAGCAACATCGATATTCCCCCTCTAGATCATACCGACAGTGTTGGCAAATTACCCGTCAAACCTATAAAAGCTAGATTCTCAATACAAATatgttaaaattatatactagaatattaaaaaaaatgctgttttattataattattattaataatccATAAATACAGACCGtaagttattatttaaaaagaaaacaaaaatatataagactcggaaaattatatttacatatttttctaataaaataaatccttAATTCCAAtcgtaataattatattattttataaatgagtttaaattaatattaaagtaagatatttttaaggcTAAATTGCAAGAAGCCTTTTCAGATATGCTAGATTTAGCTTGAAGTTAGCTGAACTGGCAGCACTGGCATACCGATCACAAGTTGatagatatttataaaaaaaaaaattgtgctATTTACAAGGCAGGCTGTAGATTTTTCCGGAAAAACCGAACTCCACAGCAGTATTCCAAGGACCCATTGTCAAGGTGAGTGCCGGCGGGTGGGGGGCGGCCTCTGGGCCATGTAAACAGAGTGCGTTGGCACCACGGCGGCCGTGGCGGAGCGCAACAAGTTCTTTTTCGCCCCGTTGGTGATGGCATTCCTCCAAATCGCGAGTGATTCATACGCCGAATAGATAAGGTGTGCGCcgtttgttttctttccttttgttttcacAATCTACCCTTTTTTcggggtgtgcgtgtgtcccACCGTGCATGTGTGTGCGACAGTTGCACTTGTTATTATAACTTAATAAATTGGCTAACAAGTTTCCTTTATTCGATTCcccaaagcagcagcagcacagtaTCACAATGGAGAACAACGAAGCCCCCACACCCTCTGGATCCAATAACAACGAGTAAGTGCAAACGCCTCGATGGAAATCGAATCGAAGCAACAGGCTCAGCACACGAAAAGCAAGGAAAAGCCGCTCAAGTGACGTCATGGCTCTTAATAGACCGAAAACCGGAAAGAAAGTCTAGCGGTGGCAGTACAAACGACCTTTGGAATACCCTAGGAGTTGTAGTATATGTAAAAGGGAAGCTATATCGGTGGGGAAGTCATGTTTACATATAAAAACTATAggttaattgtttatatactAGAGATTATAGGAAAATAGTATAGAAAAAGAGTACATTTTCTCTAAAAGAGGCCTAATATTCTCAAGATAAAAGAAATTAGTAtagaaaatagtttattttacATAGATAAAGTCggatatttctaaaatttttcgaaaattttACTGCAAAAAGATAATTTATGATAGAAAAaggttaattaattatattttggtATGTTACACGGTACTATAAAGGGGATAACCTATATATTTATCCTTAACCTCTTATGCTTAGCATGTTTTtagataaaaaaattatactcCAACGATAAAACgatgtaaaaatattgaaatctCCATCTGTAATAGTTTttcaaaaccttttttaattAGGTTAGTCACGATTAAGCTGCGATCTTTACAAAtcacttttaattaaagcccAAAAATAgtagtaaaacaaaaaaacagacGAAGAAATAGACTTGTTAGAAATCTAAAACCCCCCATAAAGCTTATCAGAAATGCATATACTTaagataaagaaaagaaatggcTTCTAGATAATACACCCGGATGTCTAGCTAAGGGGTATCACCCAGACATTCCTTGCTTTTCTACGCTGCAGCTTGAACCACAATTGGCTCCTGTTCATAAGTGTAAGGAACccccacaaacacacataatATTGTACAGTTTTCCCATACTTCCGCCACCACCGAACGCGCACGACAACAACTACGATCATCATCAATATGGGGACCATCacatcagcaacaacaatgcggCCAACAAGCGCCTGCAGCAGACACAGGCCAAGGTGGACGAGGTGGTCGGCATCATGCGGGTGAACGTGGAGAAGGTGCTGGAGCGGGACCAGAAGCTATCAGAGCTGGGCGAGCGGGCCGATCAGCTGGAGCAGGGAGCCTCCCAGTTTGAGCAGCAGGCCGGCAAGCTGAAGCGTAAGCAGTGGTGGGCCAACATGAAGATGATGATCATCCTAGGCGTAATCGCCGTCGTGCTGCTCATCATTGTCCTGGGTAAGTCTATGAACTTCGCTTTGGCTTTTGCTTTTAGGGCTTCTTTATCTGGTGGTGGTATTAATGGCTTCTTTCGATCAGACTAAAGATCGGTAGTGTGTAGCTAGGTGGCAGGTTTGATTTCTGGTAACTAAAGACACAAGTCGACGCCCTGCACGCCCTAATCTTGCTTAACCTGTGGTCTCGGCACTCGCTAACCTGCTAATCTGCTTCCAATCTGTGGCCAATACGGCACCAACTAACCCCATAAGTGAAACTATTCGTACTGATGACAATCCGTTGTGAATTTCTGTTTACTTGCAGTGTCGCTTTTCAATTGATACAATTAAGCCctcttacacacacacagaaaagcAAAAGCTATTCCGTTTTCCATACAGCAAAGTTAAGGTTCAGATTTATCGTTAAGCACGCCTCTGTGCGTGTGCCGGCCTACTCTACCACATACATACtaaattgtatattaaattatataatatatattaggCTAAGCAACTCCAAAAGTCGAAAGGTAATTGTTGTTCTTGTGTCTCTGTCTTAAGTGTTAATTATCATATTTGTTTAGTCTCTAAGATTAGAAACTCGTGTTTAGTGACTGGGGTTCGTTTTTAAGAGAGATTTTTAACGGAATTTAAGGTGTAAAGTTTAGATACATATAAGAGAAGGAGGTTTGGAATATATACATAGGCTGAAAAAGTTATATtctacaatttaaaaacatcaATAGTACATAttcaagtttaaaatattaaataaattaagaagcAGTTGACTAAAGTCTTTAAACATgattgtttattaatatttatgacGTAGATTACACATGTCACTATTACTCGCCTTCGTAATACATTTAATAGAATTTATCTGTGACTAAGGCGATTTCTGTGACTAATGTTTTGAGGTAAAAGTTCGTCTCTTAAACAAtactctttaaaataataaatatcaacTTTGTTTTCTTAGATTTAGAACAGaaacaattcaatttattCTAAGAAATCAACTGAATCCCTAAGATTACAAGTTTatagtaattattttagttaattttcgatattttaagGTAATTTTTATTACCTGCCAACCAAGAATAACTTGTTGAATATATTCTAAACTCCCTTAAAAATACATCTAACATGTGTGCTCTCCCGTTTTAGTGTCGGTCTGGCCATCTAGCAGTGGCAGCGTTAGTGGTGGAGGAGCTAAGGCAGTCAACGAGGCCCAGTATATCCCTCCCCCTCCGGACAAGTCTTAGAGGATACGGAACGGAAATGGACCAAACAACTATTCTAGGACGGGAATCCTTTCGCGaaagcacacacatacacacacagaggaGGGGAGGAAAATTCAAAAGAAGATAACTTACTAAAATCGCGcctaaaacatatatatatatatatatttaaccagaatgtaattattaaaacttaatGTTAAACCAAACACACATTTACGTATTGTAGCCGTGGCCAAAGGTCCTTGATATGTACGTTTTATATAGATACTTGTCTGTCATCCAATTGAAAATACATGATGCCACCTACACTTTAACCGAATCCAAGGAAATCCACCAGAGTTTTTTGCCCGAAACAGTTTatccatttatttacattcagCGACCACCATTCAACTGCACTTGTCAAAAGGGAAATTGTATTGATTTTCCGGCGAACCAAACCCGAGTCGCGCCACCCCGACAAACAAACCAAACCAGACCAGGTGCTTGGCACTGAGCAACTGCCGCGCCAGGAGAAAAGGATGGCACTTTTTGCGTAAACATTTCGCTCAGCTGTTTCGATAGTCCGCGCATGCGCCTTCCTTACTTCAAGGGTGGTCTAGAGAGGAGTTTCAGAAGGACCTCAATAGCATCTTAGTCTGTAATAATAGTAGGATCTATAGGATAGGAGTTAAAAATAGagctattaatatttttttataatataaaagtaaagattaaaatgtatttcttatTCGTAGAAAATCCCCACAAACTTCCACTAAactgggaaaatatttataaaagtcaAAAGAAGCCTATTTTCCAAgggcttttctgctttttctTTGATATTTCAAAGATCATATTGTGagattaatataaattaaccccgaattatcataaaaaaaagcaatgaAACCCCAAAAGATCAGCCTTTACAAGGCTACCAAGAAGGATCAACTGCTCAATTTTCATAGGTATTAATAATTTCTAGGAGAGACTCTCAGAAATGTCTACCTAGATCAGAGTTGCTCTGACTTAACCATTAAGTTTGAGCCTTGTTCTGGTCTATTCCTATTTTCTCATATCCCACACCGAAGTCCATCGCCATCATGGAGGAACGTCGTCAGAGACAGCAGGCATACCGGCGGGCCCGCCGTAAGTTTGCATGCCTCTCCTACATGCTGACCGTGCTCTGGATGGTGCTGGCCCTCATTCAGTGGCTGGTTATTTCCCTAATGTGAGTTGGGCTGAGAATGGGAGTTGGTTATGATATGGTCTGTGTCTGTTTTTAGAGAGGTGGTTCGAGATGTGTTCATTGACTGGTACTGGATCAGCATTATCTTCTTTGTGCTGGCTATGATTTTGGTTACGCTCTTCATCTTCATCGAGAAAATTCGCTATATAATCGTGCTCAACTGGGTGATCACCATTCTGATAGTGAGTGTGATAGTTACatacaatttgtatataatatattgctTGGATTGCCTTATCCAGGTAGAGTTTGTAATCGTCGGATTGTTTGCCCTGGCGGCCAAAACCCTATGGCCAGACCTGATTTTGTGGTTCTTTGTGTGCGTCCTGCTGCTCTTCGTGTTTATCCTGCTTGGGTCCATTCTGCCGGTAAGAGGTGTTATCAATACTTAGGACCTTCATGTAAAGCTTGACCTCTTCTCTGCAGCATGACCTGACCCTGGACGTGGTGACTCTGTTTGTGGTGGCCTTCATTTTCCTTGTGTCCACCATCTTTTTCATCATGGTGTACGTTATCCTGGCAATGCCGTACTCCTTTTTGGTGTTCCAGATCTTCATAAGCATTGTTGTGCTGCTGGTAAGGAGCACAAGACTCCTAGGTACCTGAAACCCTTTAACCCCTTTCCCTTTCCAGTTTGTGATGTATCATGCCCAGACCATCAACGGTGGACGCTTTGCAGAGATGCGACTGAGCGATTACCTGCTGGCCTCGCTCATCCTCTTTCTGGACTTCATCATCCTTTTCCTGCTGACTTTCTACTCTCAGATAGTCTACAAACTGGCCTCGAGTCACTCCTCCACAACCTCCTTCACGTCGTCAACAACTAGCTTTAATACGACGACGGCAAGCAGTGAGAGCCAGGAGCAGAACGCCCCAGCGGAGGCATAGGGAAAAAGATTATTCTAGATCTCTCAGAATGGTTTAGCTCCAGTAATGTTAAATTCCTAAAGTAGTATCTGAAATAGATCTTAAAAGACTCTATTTAGGGGAAATGTAATTAGAAGTAGATTTCGTTTTTAGAtctattaaatgaaaattaaaaatgttatgaaaataaaacaagacaTTAATTAATATAGATATCAATTTcccagccaaaaaaaaaacagatttcGTGTGAGTTTAACTGGAACCTTGAAACTTTAATCGGATTTTTGACTAAACATGGATATTTGTAAACCTGATAGTTGTGGATCTTGATTGGTAATAGTTTAACTCTGCTCAGTAGTTATCTTACAATAGGATATAGACATGGGcatgcatatatattatatattcaaCATTGATTGGTACTACGATTGATTTGCATTATTGATTGATTGCACAGCAGCGATGGATGACTTAGACTTCCGCCTCCCCCAGAATCACtcccacacatacatatatgtacaaataagCTGATAAATCGCAAGGATCTAAGTTAAACTATGACAATTTAGCcctatttataatattataattggttatataattttaaaaatattgttttagtaagaaaaacaaaatataaagagGGTTTAACTAGGAAAATAAATCGTAATCCATTATAAACTTGATATAATtatctttaataaattatttaatgatagggagttttcaaaataaaaataaaataagttgcaaagtttaaaaatcttaaataatattataaacacATTTTACAATCCCTTTATAGATTATAGAAAGATAAAATTAATACTCTTTTtccaataaacaaaaattcttcaaatttaaaatcccCATTACTTTTGTTCTCTACAAATCCcttctctaaaatatttatctgaAGAATAGTTTTAACTTAATGACTAGGACTAAAGCGACTCCATTGAGGAGGCTGCCGAACAAATGGTCGCATCCGAGtcactctccctctctccctGCTCCTGCCCCACTCCATGGGCGGAGAGCATGGGCTGCGAGTTGGGCGAGGCAAAGGACTCCAGCAACGGCGTGGCCAGCTCATCCAGGCTGCCCATTGGCGtaggcgtgggcgtgggcgtggctccGTCCCTGCTTAGAAGGCTGCTGTCCGTCGAGGAGGAGGACAAGGAGTTGTGGGATTGAGACTGCGAGGAGTAGCGTTCCATTAGCAGCTGACTGAAGGTCTTGGCTGGCCAGTCCGGATCCTCTTCCGGCTGCTCCAAAGTAGGTGTGGCCAGAGGCGTGGGCAAACGaaagatgctgctgctgaaggAGGCACTGCTGGCTGCCAAGGTCTCAAAAGGCTCCAGGAATCGCTTGCCATGGTACATGTTGCAGGTGGTGACTGGTGTCAGGAGGCTATCCACGGATACGGTGACATCGCGACTGGCCAGGGGCAGGGTCAGGGGGAGGGTGGATTGGCCAGAGATCCCGCACAGGGCAATGGGTCGGAACTGGTTAAAGGGAGGTGACTTGGATGGGGAAAAGGACTGCGACAGCGAGTGGGAGTGAGAGGCGGAACTGCAGCTGCGACTGGCCGTGGACAGGGAGTGGGCATGGAAGGGAGCGGAAGCGGGGGCTAGGACACTAAGGGTACGGCAGAGTGACAGCAATTCAGTTTCTAGAAATTAAGAGCAAAGATACTAAGGTGGTTAGCAGGGATTCCGGAATACTCCAGCGGGACTCTTGGGTTCCAACTAGCCACTAGCGATAGACCTAGAGGGACGACTACACTACCTGGGCTTCATACCTTCCGGCGACTCCTCGTTGTCCTCGCGAATACTAGCCTGACCTCCGGCAGTTGCCTGGGAGGCGGACTCCCGCACGGCAGTGCGTCCGTACGAGTTGGTGGTTCCCGTGCCCGCGTCCAGGGTGGTCTGCACCACCACGTCCATGTGCGAGTCCAGAGAGAACTGTTTGCCGGACATAAGAATGCCGCGCACACGTCGTCGCATCGAAGGCGATTCCTGGTGCTGCAAGATCAAAGGTCCAAGT includes:
- the LOC108085130 gene encoding uncharacterized protein, whose protein sequence is MEERRQRQQAYRRARRKFACLSYMLTVLWMVLALIQWLVISLIEVVRDVFIDWYWISIIFFVLAMILVTLFIFIEKIRYIIVLNWVITILIVEFVIVGLFALAAKTLWPDLILWFFVCVLLLFVFILLGSILPHDLTLDVVTLFVVAFIFLVSTIFFIMVYVILAMPYSFLVFQIFISIVVLLFVMYHAQTINGGRFAEMRLSDYLLASLILFLDFIILFLLTFYSQIVYKLASSHSSTTSFTSSTTSFNTTTASSESQEQNAPAEA
- the Csgalnact gene encoding chondroitin sulfate N-acetylgalactosaminyltransferase 1; translation: MHNSLVSKLLVRLLLLFALVTAASIVVLTKCGFDELTAQETQPNSPSSEASGFSYALSEREAAIERLKQEVLSLRTQILFLQSNNRSSAAKPPTTGNGSLQLQLQETTVAPSPLAHHYDCSSYIRKQVGAAEILHGLPLNNEYELIPYNHFTFTRVYPIDLGLGKRVVEKPIGYRRRDLIEAVNKALESLNRNHSARIRSKGAALPAGDQGVIKYTLDDFIEGIYRTEPTTGTQYELYFQSVKHQASPVRRALVMRPFAPLQTVQLSELSLNGGDSQAAAGPTVIHVILPLAGRLHSFRSFLQMFAKLEDRRLELIVVYFGVTGLDQARRMAGRSERTQFLALNETFSRAKALRLGAEHIKPAGEDVLLFMCDVDIMFTTRFLERCRWNAAPGKKVYYPVVFSLYNPHVVYTLQGKPVPSDEEQLVISRDTGFWRDFGYGMTCQYRSNFLQVRGFDEEEIVGWGGEDVMLYRKYVRSKIKIIRATDPGIFHRWHTKICSNSLTADQYRACIRSRALNEASHAQLGFLAFRDDIAAANAAKLHS
- the Syb gene encoding synaptobrevin isoform X2 gives rise to the protein MENNEAPTPSGSNNNDNNNAANKRLQQTQAKVDEVVGIMRVNVEKVLERDQKLSELGERADQLEQGASQFEQQAGKLKRKQWWANMKMMIILGVIAVVLLIIVLVSVWPSSSGSVSGGGAKAVNEAQYIPPPPDKS
- the Syb gene encoding synaptobrevin isoform X1 → MENNEAPTPSGSNNNDFPILPPPPNAHDNNYDHHQYGDHHISNNNAANKRLQQTQAKVDEVVGIMRVNVEKVLERDQKLSELGERADQLEQGASQFEQQAGKLKRKQWWANMKMMIILGVIAVVLLIIVLVSVWPSSSGSVSGGGAKAVNEAQYIPPPPDKS